The genomic interval CCGGGGGACTCACGATTGCGCGTATCACTCCCCCACCGTGATCAAATCCTTGATGCGTTCATACGTGCCGGGACCAATCCCCGATACGTTCATGAGGTCTTCCGTCGTTTGAAACGGACCGTTCTCCTCACGGTAATCGATGATCTTCTGCGCGGTGGTCGGACCGATGCCGGGAAGCGTCTCCAACTCGGCTTGCGAGGCAGTGTTGATGTCGATCAATTCTGTGGAAGCCGCCGACGCTGTCGGAGCCGAGACCGGCTCCACCACCAGCGAAGAACCCTCCACAAAGGGAATATCCAACTTCTCGCCGTCTTCAAGAAGTCTCGCAAGATTGATGCCTGTTTTATCGGCATCTGCCAAAAAACCGCCCGCGGCAGAAATGGCATCCTGCGCGCGCGCGCCCTGTGGCAGGGCGTACACGCCCGGTCGCGGCACCGCGCCAGTGATGTGAACCACAATAGGCGCGTCTGTGGGCGCGGGGCGCAGAGTCACCGCCTGCCCGCTTGGGTTGCGCGCCACCACCCACACCACCACAGCAATAAACAAGCCAAATAATACGCCAGAAGTCATATACAGGATTGATTTGATCGTTTGCATCGCAGATATTTTACTGTAACTTCATCACCAGCAGGAATTCGCCTTCCCGCGTGAAATTCAACATCACATTTGCCACCTTGCTCAAACGCTGAAAATAACGGGGCATGTTTTTATACTCAAGACTGACAAACCCGAATTTTTCATACAGCAGACCCATCGTCGATACACAAGTCAGATACAACGGGCGCGGACCTTCCTTCAGAAAATGTTCGATGATGGCGCGCGCGATTCCCTCGCCGCGATGCGCCGGCGCAACCGCAATGGACGACAATTCGAGGATGTCCGCGCCATGCGGTTTCAACTGTCCCGTGCCAATGACGCGCTCGTCCGCATCCACAGCGACGATAAACCGCTTCCAATCCAAGCCCATCGGGTTGATGCCCACCAGGCGAATCAGCTCCTTGATCTGGCGGGATTCCGATTCGCGCGCGGGGCGGAGAGTGAATGTAGTCATGCAGTTGCGTAGTCCGTTAGTCAGGATAGCCCTGCCGCGACGATGATAATGAACGTCGCGATGAACCAATGGATCAGGAACGGATAGAGAAAGGATTTTGTTCTCCACGCCACCCAGCCGAAGGCAAAGCCGCCGAAGATCGTGGAGAGAGTCTCCACTTCGGGTTTGCCGTTGTGCATCAACGCAAACGGGACGGCTTGCACCCACAGCGCTTCGGGTCCGAATTTGCGGACGTAGCCGAACAGGATCCAGCCGCGGAAGATGAACTCCCAGCCGATGAGGTCGAGGAAGGTTGACCACGGGAGTCCGTTCACGTAGGGCTGATAATACTTCTGCATGGACGCATTGTCCTTGCCGAGGAAATAGATCACTGGAGCCATGACGATTATTCCTATGATCGTGATGATGAGACCCGCTTTCCAATCGCCAAGCCCAAAACCATATTCTTTCGGGTTTTCGCGGAAAAGAACAAGAATAACTAGAAGAGGGATAACAAGATACAAAACGACTCGAAACGAATATCCGAAATTCTCAAAGAGAAGTTTGCGATGATAGAAATCCACCATGAATAGTAATGTGGATACGATTGTGATCGTTACGATCTTCCAGTCAAATTTTAGGCGTTCGCCGAGGAGGTAGGTCATGGTTATCAGTGAGCAGTGATCAGTGATCAGTTATCAGTTATCAGTGATCAGTAGGGGAAGTAGGATTGGTTTCCGCTGGGACCGAGGAGTTGCGCAATTTTATCCCAGTCGCGGACGAGTTCGAGTCCCCAGTTGGTTACGAGGAGAATTACAGAGAGAATTGAGAGGATTAGGAGAATTTTTCCCGATTGCGATTCTTGCCAGCGGAGGGACAATGCTTTGAATCCGTTCACCCAAAACCATGCGGCAAGGATGGCAAAGTAAGGCACG from Candidatus Defluviilinea gracilis carries:
- a CDS encoding helix-hairpin-helix domain-containing protein, coding for MTSGVLFGLFIAVVVWVVARNPSGQAVTLRPAPTDAPIVVHITGAVPRPGVYALPQGARAQDAISAAGGFLADADKTGINLARLLEDGEKLDIPFVEGSSLVVEPVSAPTASAASTELIDINTASQAELETLPGIGPTTAQKIIDYREENGPFQTTEDLMNVSGIGPGTYERIKDLITVGE
- a CDS encoding CPBP family intramembrane metalloprotease, giving the protein MTYLLGERLKFDWKIVTITIVSTLLFMVDFYHRKLLFENFGYSFRVVLYLVIPLLVILVLFRENPKEYGFGLGDWKAGLIITIIGIIVMAPVIYFLGKDNASMQKYYQPYVNGLPWSTFLDLIGWEFIFRGWILFGYVRKFGPEALWVQAVPFALMHNGKPEVETLSTIFGGFAFGWVAWRTKSFLYPFLIHWFIATFIIIVAAGLS
- a CDS encoding GNAT family N-acetyltransferase, with amino-acid sequence MTTFTLRPARESESRQIKELIRLVGINPMGLDWKRFIVAVDADERVIGTGQLKPHGADILELSSIAVAPAHRGEGIARAIIEHFLKEGPRPLYLTCVSTMGLLYEKFGFVSLEYKNMPRYFQRLSKVANVMLNFTREGEFLLVMKLQ